One segment of Candidatus Binatia bacterium DNA contains the following:
- a CDS encoding ABC transporter ATP-binding protein, whose protein sequence is MSRIIATGLGKAYRRYQRSRHRLWELLPGSRRDLHTLDWALRDISFNVEAGEALGIIGMNGAGKSTLLRLLTGTTSPTEGSFSVTGKVAALLELGIGVHPDFTGWQNARLSCQLLGMSEPEIRDVLPWIQEFSELGDHMDQPVRTYSTGMQVRLAFSAATAVRPDVLIVDEALSVGDMFFQHRSMGRIHEMRAAGTTVLFVTHDPGAVKALCDRVLLLDRGTVVCEGKPSTVYDFYNARIAAKEGAATPIEQNEMGDGEVSTRTGVGGACIRQVELLDKDGAPSQVFPVGTPVRLSVEFSRDEDCAIPSVGFLIRDRLGNEIFGTNTHHLQLESPEGAATTLQVSFATELRLGPGSYSVSIALHRGATHLEENYDWWDRALVFQVVDHDESTFTGVAQLPVAADWVKP, encoded by the coding sequence ATGAGTCGCATTATCGCCACCGGTCTGGGTAAGGCCTACCGCCGCTATCAGCGCTCGCGACACCGCCTCTGGGAACTGCTGCCGGGCTCTCGCCGCGACCTGCACACGCTCGATTGGGCCCTCCGGGATATCAGCTTCAACGTGGAGGCTGGAGAGGCTTTGGGTATTATCGGGATGAACGGCGCGGGAAAAAGCACCCTGTTACGTTTGCTCACCGGGACGACATCCCCCACGGAAGGAAGTTTCTCGGTTACAGGCAAGGTTGCAGCCCTTCTGGAACTGGGGATCGGTGTCCATCCCGATTTCACGGGTTGGCAGAATGCTCGCCTCTCCTGCCAACTTCTGGGTATGAGCGAACCTGAAATCAGGGATGTTCTGCCCTGGATTCAGGAGTTTTCGGAATTGGGCGATCATATGGATCAGCCCGTGCGAACGTATTCGACCGGTATGCAGGTCCGTTTGGCGTTCAGCGCGGCCACAGCCGTTCGGCCTGATGTGCTGATTGTGGATGAGGCACTCTCGGTTGGTGATATGTTTTTCCAGCACCGATCGATGGGGCGCATTCACGAAATGCGTGCCGCAGGGACAACGGTGCTTTTCGTGACGCACGACCCGGGCGCTGTGAAAGCCCTCTGTGACCGAGTTCTTCTGCTGGATCGGGGTACCGTCGTTTGTGAGGGGAAACCATCCACGGTTTATGACTTCTATAACGCCCGGATTGCCGCCAAGGAGGGGGCAGCCACGCCAATCGAGCAGAATGAGATGGGTGACGGTGAGGTTTCGACGCGCACCGGGGTGGGCGGCGCATGCATCCGGCAGGTCGAACTTCTGGACAAGGACGGGGCCCCGTCGCAGGTCTTCCCGGTCGGCACCCCGGTTCGGCTCTCCGTGGAATTTTCGCGCGATGAAGACTGCGCGATCCCAAGCGTCGGCTTCCTGATTCGCGACCGTTTGGGCAATGAAATTTTCGGGACCAATACCCACCATCTCCAACTGGAGTCACCGGAGGGCGCGGCGACGACCTTGCAGGTTTCGTTCGCGACTGAGTTGCGGCTGGGGCCGGGCAGCTATTCGGTATCGATCGCCTTGCACCGTGGCGCGACACATCTTGAGGAAAACTACGATTGGTGGGATCGGGCGCTGGTGTTTCAAGTGGTCGATCATGATGAATCGACTTTCACCGGGGTTGCTCAGTTGCCGGTAGCGGCCGACTGGGTGAAGCCATGA